In one Arachis duranensis cultivar V14167 chromosome 9, aradu.V14167.gnm2.J7QH, whole genome shotgun sequence genomic region, the following are encoded:
- the LOC110275789 gene encoding uncharacterized protein LOC110275789 — translation MANTFNIVWSGPKLDGKLDYSYWETLMSTHLKAQNLWNFIEPGLQEGADATQQRRDQLTLSQIHQGVDYTVFGKIANAKSAKEAWNTLKLSYKGVNKAQKAKLQSLRREYERYEMSSSETIEQYFTCVTDLVNKMRVYGEDMPDSKVVEKILRTMPMKYDHVVTTILESHDMDTMTIAELQGTMESHISRILEKSEKSTEEALKSRVNFNNVAESNRTQEGRGRGFNFQSRGRGSFRGRGRANYNQGSYNNFTPPNQGRGGTNFRPVN, via the coding sequence ATGGCAAACACTTTCAATATTGTGTGGTCCGGTCCCAAATTAGATGGGAAACTCGATTATAGTTATTGGGAGACTTTGATGTCTACCCATTTGAAGGCCCAGAACCTGTGGAATTTCATTGAACCAGGTTTGCAAGAAGGAGCAGATGCTACCCAACAGAGGAGAGATCAATTGACGCTATCTCAAATTCATCAAGGAGTAGATTATACGGTATTTGGCAAAATAGCAAATGCCAAAAGTGCAAAGGAAGCATGGAACACGTTGAAGCTGTCATACAAAGGCGTAAATAAAGCTCAAAAAGCAAAGCTACAGTCTTTGAGAAGAGAATATGAAAGGTACGAGATGTCGAGCTCAGAAAccattgagcaatattttaCTTGTGTTACAGATCTTGTCAATAAGATGAGAGTCTATGGAGAAGATATGCCCGATAGCAAAGTGGTGGAGAAAATTCTTCGCACCATGCCGATGAAGTATGACCATGTGGTGACTACGATACTAGAGTCCCACGATATGGATACCATGACGATTGCAGAGTTGCAAGGAACCATGGAAAGCCACATCAGTAGAATACTAGAGAAGTCTGAAAAATCAACCGAGGAAGCCCTGAAAAGCCGAGTGAATTTCAACAACGTTGCAGAATCAAACCGTACACAAGAAGGACGAGGTCGTggttttaattttcaaagtAGAGGTAGAGGAAGTTTCAGAGGTAGAGGTCGTGCCAATTACAACCAAGGAAGTTACAATAATTTTACACCACCTAATCAAGGAAGAGGTGGAACGAATTTCAGGCCTGTCAACTGA